One part of the Bdellovibrio sp. KM01 genome encodes these proteins:
- a CDS encoding SMP-30/gluconolactonase/LRE family protein yields MNSSIYFREFVLNKALHSLCLITLASVFICACQSKPVKTEPKTPAGIDISKAPSSEIYDSPESVHWVPEVRSWFVSSMGGPDILAKDNYGWITRLDENGKVTHPRWVQAGFHAPGGICHLGKDLYVVDRDGIVVVNIDKAAITAKIEMPGVVFPNDSACDPRDQSVYVTDMAANKIYRWKKGMEKAEVWVDSPDLDTPNGLEIDGNKLYVITWGPIVDTATSKTSRPGYLRFIDMKSKKISMGTGDALGNMDGITKAGKYMFGTDWMGGRIFRFDEKKKPRVWAQGFSHIADVGYSAELKVIGIPEMSTNRVYFIDVK; encoded by the coding sequence ATGAATTCATCAATCTACTTTCGGGAGTTCGTTTTGAATAAAGCTCTTCATTCATTGTGCCTGATCACTCTTGCTTCTGTTTTCATCTGCGCTTGCCAAAGCAAACCGGTTAAGACGGAGCCGAAAACTCCCGCGGGAATTGATATTTCAAAAGCTCCCTCTTCGGAAATTTATGATTCTCCTGAATCAGTTCACTGGGTGCCAGAGGTACGCTCGTGGTTCGTAAGCAGCATGGGCGGCCCGGATATCCTGGCAAAAGATAACTATGGTTGGATCACTCGCCTGGATGAGAATGGCAAAGTCACTCACCCGCGATGGGTACAAGCGGGATTCCATGCTCCTGGAGGGATTTGCCACCTGGGGAAAGACCTTTACGTAGTGGATCGTGACGGCATTGTGGTGGTGAATATTGATAAGGCTGCGATCACGGCCAAAATTGAAATGCCGGGAGTGGTCTTTCCGAATGATTCTGCCTGTGATCCCCGCGATCAATCTGTTTACGTGACTGATATGGCAGCTAATAAGATCTATCGCTGGAAAAAAGGTATGGAGAAAGCGGAGGTTTGGGTGGACTCCCCAGATCTGGATACTCCGAACGGTCTCGAAATTGATGGCAACAAACTATATGTCATCACTTGGGGGCCGATTGTAGATACGGCTACTTCTAAAACCTCTCGTCCAGGGTATTTGCGATTTATTGATATGAAGTCCAAAAAGATATCGATGGGAACTGGAGATGCCTTGGGCAACATGGATGGAATCACAAAGGCCGGAAAATATATGTTTGGCACCGATTGGATGGGGGGTCGTATTTTTCGCTTTGATGAAAAAAAGAAACCCCGCGTGTGGGCGCAGGGGTTTTCACATATTGCAGATGTTGGTTACTCGGCTGAGTTAAAAGTGATTGGTATTCCTGAAATGAGTACAAATCGCGTGTATTTCATTGATGTGAAATAG